Proteins found in one Falco rusticolus isolate bFalRus1 chromosome W, bFalRus1.pri, whole genome shotgun sequence genomic segment:
- the LOC119140898 gene encoding creatine kinase S-type, mitochondrial-like: MTPNGYTLDQCIQTGVDNPGHPFIKTVGMVAGDEESYEVFAEIFDPVIKVRHNGYDPCTMKHHTDLDASKITHGQFDERYVLSSCVRTDRSIRGLSLPPACTRAEKRSGKCCGHCSSWAERRPFWKVL; encoded by the exons ATGACTCCCAATGGCTACACCCTAGACCAGTGTATCCAAACTGGGGTTGACAATCCTGGCCATCCTTTCATTAAAACTGTGGGCATGGTTGCAGGCGATGAAGAATCCTATgag GTATTTGCTGAGATTTTTGACCCTGTCATTAAAGTGAGACATAATGGCTATGATCCATGCACAATGAAGCATCACACAGACTTGGATGCATCCAAG ATCACCCATGGTCAATTTGATGAGCGCTATGTCCTCTCATCATGTGTACGTACTGATCGTAGCATCCGGGGCCTCAGCCTTCCTCCAGCTTGTACCAGGGCAGAGAAGAGAAGTGGAAAATGTTGTGGTCACTGCTCTAGCTGGGCTGAAAGGAGACCTTTCTGGAAAGTACTATAG